The Polyangiaceae bacterium genome includes a region encoding these proteins:
- a CDS encoding SDR family NAD(P)-dependent oxidoreductase — MKPMDFRGRWVLVTGASSGLGQEMARQLARDHGANILAVARRGDRLQALKQELEPTGVKVLTLTADLQKTDDVDRVCEAATQGEPLYGAVLNAGITHFGDWHELGWDGFSRMLSTNVTSVVRFTTHLLPYLEKQNEGGGVMLVSSMAGLSPVPYQAAYSGTKAFLVHYGCSLYHELQGKNVSITTFAPGGIATEMTEGERFNSLRSWLMPVDRCARSGLEGFRQRKYLHVPGVVWKVLAALSNVAPEPFASSRVAAEYRASLESLRRDNGAS; from the coding sequence ATGAAGCCGATGGACTTTCGGGGTCGCTGGGTGCTGGTGACGGGCGCCTCTTCCGGGCTGGGGCAGGAGATGGCTCGGCAGCTCGCGCGGGACCACGGCGCGAACATCCTCGCCGTGGCGCGGCGCGGGGACCGCCTCCAGGCGCTCAAGCAGGAGCTCGAGCCCACCGGCGTGAAGGTGCTGACGTTGACGGCGGACCTGCAGAAGACCGACGACGTCGATCGCGTGTGCGAGGCTGCGACCCAGGGCGAGCCGCTCTACGGCGCCGTCTTGAACGCCGGCATCACCCACTTCGGGGACTGGCACGAGCTCGGCTGGGATGGCTTCTCGCGCATGCTCTCGACCAATGTGACTAGCGTGGTGCGCTTCACCACCCACCTCTTGCCCTATCTGGAGAAGCAGAACGAGGGCGGGGGGGTGATGCTGGTGTCGAGCATGGCCGGGCTCTCACCGGTGCCCTACCAGGCCGCGTATTCGGGCACGAAGGCGTTCCTGGTGCACTACGGCTGCAGCCTGTACCACGAGCTCCAGGGTAAGAACGTCTCCATCACCACCTTCGCGCCGGGCGGGATCGCCACGGAGATGACCGAAGGCGAGCGCTTCAACTCGCTCAGGAGCTGGCTCATGCCGGTGGACCGCTGTGCTCGCTCTGGGCTCGAGGGTTTCCGCCAGCGCAAGTACCTGCACGTGCCCGGCGTGGTCTGGAAGGTGCTCGCGGCGCTGTCCAACGTCGCACCCGAGCCCTTCGCGTCGTCGCGGGTGGCGGCGGAGTACCGCGCCTCGCTCGAGTCGCTGCGCCGCGACAACGGCGCGAGCTGA
- the pnp gene encoding polyribonucleotide nucleotidyltransferase: MYVRESVTVGGRQLTLETGRLAKLAHGSILVTYGESMVLVTATSTEERPGLDFFPLTCEYVEKTYAAGKIPGGFFKREARQRDYEILACRLMDRPLRPLFPEGYKKDTQVIATVLSADKANPTDVLALTGASAALAISDIPWDGPLCGIRVARVEGELVTYPTFEQSAKADIDVVVAVTKDAICMVEGGADECSEADLIDALMFAHREGQKVIELIEKLRAAVGKPKREFSVVKLDEAIKARVAVLVDADLAQACVIKEKKKRYDRYGELKKALAEKLKAELGEEKWPSVEKLVKEEFEERKYVVVRKMVVEQRVRIDGRDERTIRPITCDVALLPRVHGSALFQRGETQAIVTTTLGTSTDEQKIDALTGESWKPFMLHYNFPPFSTGETKPMRGPGRREIGHGALAERAVVRMIPSHEKFPYTIRIVSETLESNGSSSMAAVCGATMSMMDCGVPIRKPVAGIAMGLIKEGDKVAILSDILGDEDHLGDMDFKVCGTDRGVTAIQMDIKIAGLERSILERALEQAREGRLHILGKMLATLAEPRPEINKWAPRITTIKVKPDQIRIIIGPGGKTIKGIVDQTGVAIDVEDDGTVNVASSDSEAVLKALEIIKGLTAEAEVGQVYKGTVTRIVDFGAFVEILPNKEALLHVSEIAHERVEFPGDVLKEGDTVEVKVISIDREGKTRLTRRELLPFPEGEEGEAARERIQRAREAGPPSRDRGGRPPRGGDRGDRGGDRRRGGDRPRPR, translated from the coding sequence ATGTACGTACGTGAATCCGTCACCGTTGGTGGCCGTCAGCTCACACTCGAAACGGGCCGCTTGGCCAAGCTCGCCCACGGATCGATCCTCGTCACCTACGGCGAGAGCATGGTGCTGGTGACCGCCACCTCCACCGAGGAGCGCCCGGGCCTCGATTTCTTCCCGCTCACCTGCGAGTACGTCGAGAAGACCTACGCCGCAGGCAAGATCCCCGGAGGCTTCTTCAAGCGCGAGGCGCGCCAGCGTGACTACGAGATCCTGGCCTGCCGCCTGATGGACCGGCCCCTGCGGCCGCTCTTCCCCGAGGGCTACAAGAAGGACACGCAGGTCATCGCGACCGTGCTCTCCGCCGACAAGGCGAACCCCACCGACGTCCTGGCGCTGACCGGGGCCAGCGCGGCCCTGGCCATCTCGGACATCCCCTGGGACGGCCCGCTGTGCGGCATTCGCGTGGCCCGGGTCGAGGGAGAGCTCGTCACCTATCCGACCTTCGAGCAGAGCGCGAAGGCCGACATCGACGTGGTCGTCGCGGTCACCAAGGACGCCATCTGCATGGTCGAGGGTGGTGCGGACGAGTGCAGCGAGGCCGATCTGATCGACGCGCTGATGTTCGCGCACCGCGAGGGCCAGAAGGTGATCGAGCTGATCGAGAAGCTCCGGGCCGCGGTGGGCAAGCCGAAGCGCGAGTTCTCGGTCGTGAAGCTCGACGAGGCGATCAAGGCGCGCGTCGCGGTCTTGGTCGACGCCGACCTGGCCCAGGCCTGCGTGATCAAGGAGAAGAAGAAGCGCTACGACCGCTACGGCGAGCTCAAGAAGGCGCTGGCGGAGAAGCTCAAGGCGGAGCTCGGCGAGGAGAAGTGGCCGAGCGTCGAGAAGCTGGTCAAGGAGGAGTTCGAGGAGCGGAAGTACGTCGTCGTCCGCAAGATGGTGGTCGAGCAGCGCGTGCGCATCGACGGCCGCGACGAGCGGACCATCCGCCCCATCACCTGCGACGTGGCGCTCTTGCCGCGCGTGCACGGCTCGGCGCTGTTCCAGCGCGGGGAGACTCAGGCCATCGTCACCACGACGCTCGGCACCTCGACCGACGAGCAGAAGATCGACGCGCTCACCGGCGAGTCGTGGAAGCCGTTCATGCTCCACTACAACTTCCCGCCCTTCAGCACCGGCGAGACCAAGCCCATGCGCGGTCCCGGTCGCCGCGAGATCGGCCACGGCGCGCTGGCGGAGCGCGCGGTCGTCCGCATGATCCCCAGCCACGAGAAGTTCCCGTACACCATCCGCATCGTCAGCGAGACGCTGGAGTCGAACGGCTCGAGCTCGATGGCCGCGGTGTGCGGCGCGACGATGTCGATGATGGACTGCGGCGTGCCGATCCGAAAGCCCGTCGCCGGCATCGCCATGGGTCTGATCAAGGAGGGCGACAAGGTCGCCATCCTGAGCGACATCCTCGGCGACGAGGATCACCTCGGCGACATGGACTTCAAGGTCTGCGGCACCGATCGCGGCGTGACGGCCATCCAGATGGACATCAAGATCGCCGGGCTCGAGCGCTCGATCCTCGAGCGCGCCCTGGAGCAGGCCCGCGAAGGCCGCCTGCACATCCTGGGCAAGATGCTGGCGACCCTGGCCGAGCCCCGCCCCGAGATCAACAAGTGGGCGCCGCGCATCACGACCATCAAGGTCAAGCCGGACCAGATCCGCATCATCATCGGACCCGGCGGCAAGACCATCAAGGGCATCGTCGACCAGACCGGCGTGGCGATCGACGTGGAGGACGACGGCACGGTGAACGTGGCGAGCTCCGACTCCGAGGCGGTGCTGAAGGCCCTGGAGATCATCAAGGGGCTGACCGCGGAGGCCGAGGTCGGCCAGGTCTACAAGGGCACGGTCACCCGCATCGTGGACTTCGGCGCCTTCGTCGAGATCCTTCCGAACAAAGAGGCGCTGCTCCACGTCTCGGAGATCGCGCACGAGCGAGTCGAGTTCCCCGGCGACGTGCTCAAGGAAGGCGACACCGTCGAGGTCAAGGTCATCAGCATCGACCGCGAAGGCAAGACGCGCCTCACCCGTCGCGAGCTCTTGCCGTTCCCGGAGGGCGAGGAGGGCGAGGCCGCCCGCGAGCGCATCCAGCGCGCGCGCGAGGCGGGTCCGCCGTCCCGCGATCGTGGCGGCCGGCCGCCCCGCGGGGGCGATCGCGGTGACCGCGGGGGCGACCGCCGCCGCGGCGGCGACCGTCCGCGCCCGCGCTGA
- a CDS encoding HPr family phosphocarrier protein: MKEARGRFEIRNRLGLHARAATKLVQTASRFPCDVSVSREGQMANAKSVMGVLLLCGSQGSALDVEAKGDRAQEAVDEIGRLIEGLFGEGE; this comes from the coding sequence TTGAAGGAAGCGCGCGGCAGATTCGAGATCAGGAACCGACTGGGGCTGCACGCGCGTGCGGCGACGAAGCTCGTCCAGACTGCCTCGCGCTTCCCGTGCGACGTGAGCGTGTCGCGGGAGGGGCAGATGGCCAACGCCAAGAGCGTGATGGGCGTGCTGCTCCTGTGCGGTTCCCAAGGGTCGGCGCTCGACGTGGAGGCAAAGGGTGATCGCGCTCAGGAGGCGGTCGACGAGATCGGCCGTTTGATCGAGGGACTGTTCGGGGAGGGGGAGTGA
- a CDS encoding bifunctional metallophosphatase/5'-nucleotidase has product MSWRAFLSLVLALLCAASLSGCPENPPTVRLNGQAKLTLLHTADIHSRLFPYALQITQSDASLGLGAADSIATVGGVARMASVVARERAKSDRVLHIDGGDCFQGAPVFNFYDGEAEIRALSTMGIDAQVIANHEFDKGALNARTQLYKWANYPVLAANYLLDDPDNPVSPGLENVLQPFTTFNVRGLRVGVIGMGNLSSMSSLYERPSRLGITPLETIDVAQAYIDLLRPLVDVIVFVTHLGLTSDQEMIRGTTGIDVVLGGHNHIVLQPPQTVEDCGRADETGQHFIYLKDADGHPVRRYCNPRRVLLNHSGAFSKYVGRLDVIFSNQPDDLEFAYDPINGFEVASHQFTITPITNDLPMDRAVAEVLEPYREGLDALVDLDLLVGYAPDGARRFGTGGGDSALGNLISSAMWRRLGIETDFSLTNTTGIRADLVPGPVTVEQMFNIFPFDNSITKMQLSGSEVQELFDFVARRSASRGCSTQVQIAGARIVINCKGCTTQKPQPCQANEQCASNECLAGACVIKACADRIYIGSTDTPCASDADCGNQPNACDLGRLDKSGKGRCLTPIDSAGSYELATSTYLAQGGSGFVVLKRNTTQLDTKIQQRDALIDWVRGGTPCGWKPEHSSDDGLKACDVDSDCSSVGAGYVCACAANAGQLPDGTCVSNGGCGGQGRCVVGGCRQSVADFYAAACKNPESAVQVATCSAKLDACQVGGEQCKYLGCVDRNLGNFADGRVQMVGK; this is encoded by the coding sequence ATGAGCTGGCGAGCGTTCCTGTCCCTCGTGCTCGCCCTCCTGTGCGCAGCCTCCCTCTCCGGCTGTCCGGAGAACCCGCCCACAGTGCGCCTGAACGGACAGGCCAAGCTCACGTTGCTGCACACCGCGGACATCCACTCGCGGCTCTTCCCCTACGCCCTGCAGATCACCCAGAGCGACGCCAGCCTGGGCCTGGGCGCCGCGGACTCCATCGCCACCGTGGGCGGAGTCGCGCGCATGGCATCGGTGGTGGCCCGGGAGCGCGCGAAGAGCGATCGCGTGCTGCACATCGACGGCGGCGACTGCTTCCAGGGCGCGCCGGTCTTCAACTTCTACGACGGCGAGGCGGAGATCCGCGCGCTCAGCACCATGGGCATCGATGCTCAGGTGATCGCCAACCACGAGTTCGACAAGGGCGCGCTCAATGCCCGCACGCAGCTCTACAAGTGGGCGAACTACCCGGTACTGGCGGCGAACTACCTGCTCGACGATCCGGACAACCCCGTGAGCCCCGGGCTCGAGAACGTGCTCCAGCCGTTCACGACCTTCAACGTGCGCGGGCTCAGGGTCGGGGTCATCGGCATGGGCAACCTGTCGAGCATGTCGTCGCTCTACGAGCGCCCCAGCCGCCTGGGCATCACCCCGCTCGAGACCATCGACGTCGCGCAGGCCTACATCGACCTGTTGCGGCCGCTGGTCGACGTGATCGTGTTCGTCACCCACCTGGGCCTGACCTCGGACCAAGAGATGATCCGCGGTACGACCGGCATCGACGTCGTGCTGGGCGGCCACAACCACATCGTGCTCCAGCCCCCGCAGACGGTGGAGGACTGTGGCCGAGCCGACGAGACCGGCCAGCATTTCATCTACCTGAAAGACGCGGACGGGCACCCGGTGCGGCGCTACTGCAACCCGCGGCGGGTGCTGCTCAACCACTCGGGCGCGTTCAGCAAGTATGTCGGGCGCCTGGACGTGATCTTCAGCAATCAGCCGGACGACCTCGAGTTCGCCTACGATCCCATCAACGGCTTCGAGGTGGCGAGCCACCAGTTCACCATCACCCCCATCACCAACGACCTGCCGATGGATCGGGCCGTGGCGGAGGTGCTCGAGCCGTACCGAGAGGGGCTGGACGCGCTGGTCGACCTGGACCTGCTGGTCGGCTACGCGCCGGACGGCGCGCGCCGTTTCGGTACCGGCGGCGGCGACTCGGCGCTGGGCAACCTGATCTCGAGCGCCATGTGGCGGCGCCTCGGCATCGAGACCGACTTCTCGCTGACCAACACCACCGGCATCCGCGCGGATCTGGTCCCGGGTCCCGTCACCGTCGAGCAGATGTTCAACATCTTCCCGTTCGACAACAGCATCACCAAGATGCAGCTCTCCGGCTCCGAGGTGCAGGAGCTCTTCGACTTCGTGGCGCGGCGCTCGGCTAGCCGTGGCTGCTCGACGCAGGTGCAGATCGCCGGCGCCCGGATCGTCATCAACTGCAAGGGCTGCACGACCCAGAAGCCGCAGCCTTGCCAGGCGAACGAGCAGTGCGCCTCGAACGAGTGTCTGGCCGGGGCGTGCGTGATCAAGGCCTGCGCGGACCGCATCTACATCGGTTCGACCGACACCCCGTGCGCCAGCGACGCGGACTGCGGAAACCAGCCCAACGCCTGCGATCTCGGGCGTCTGGACAAGAGCGGCAAGGGCCGCTGCCTCACGCCCATCGACTCCGCGGGCTCCTACGAGCTGGCGACGAGCACCTACCTGGCCCAGGGTGGCAGCGGCTTCGTGGTGCTCAAGCGCAACACCACCCAGCTCGACACCAAGATCCAGCAGCGCGACGCGCTCATCGATTGGGTACGCGGCGGCACGCCCTGCGGCTGGAAGCCCGAGCACTCCAGCGACGACGGCCTCAAGGCCTGCGACGTGGACTCGGACTGCAGCAGCGTGGGCGCGGGCTACGTGTGCGCGTGCGCCGCGAACGCGGGGCAGCTGCCGGACGGCACCTGCGTCTCGAACGGGGGCTGCGGCGGCCAGGGGCGCTGCGTGGTGGGCGGCTGCCGCCAGAGCGTGGCCGATTTCTACGCGGCCGCCTGCAAGAACCCGGAGAGCGCGGTGCAGGTCGCCACCTGCTCGGCCAAGCTCGACGCCTGCCAGGTCGGCGGCGAACAGTGCAAGTACCTCGGCTGCGTGGACCGCAACCTCGGCAATTTCGCGGACGGCCGCGTGCAGATGGTGGGCAAATGA
- the rpsO gene encoding 30S ribosomal protein S15 yields the protein MPLEPGAKTRVITNFRLHDSDTGSPEVQIALLSQRIEQLTEHFKTHKKDHHSRRGLLMLVGQRRRLLDYLKQSNVDRYRKVVSSLNLRK from the coding sequence ATGCCGCTAGAGCCCGGCGCGAAAACGCGCGTCATCACCAACTTCCGGCTCCACGATTCGGACACCGGCTCCCCCGAGGTGCAGATCGCCCTCTTGAGCCAGCGCATCGAGCAGCTCACGGAGCACTTCAAGACCCACAAGAAGGACCACCACAGCCGTCGTGGTCTGCTCATGCTCGTCGGCCAGCGTCGTCGCCTGCTCGACTACCTCAAGCAGTCGAACGTCGATCGCTATCGCAAGGTCGTGTCCTCGCTGAACCTGCGCAAGTGA
- the ptsP gene encoding phosphoenolpyruvate--protein phosphotransferase, which yields MSDSGPAPPAGSLILEGIAGSPGLAVGRAVVVDTKRPGVQRVHIERGQVGEELRRFDAAVASAARALREVAERVPRGRAESSILEAYILMVEDESVRAEVEAQVRGELKCSEWALDGAVRRMAEQLRLAEDPYLAERSHDVEFVGDRLLMALGGQPRTPALPDLGEPAIVIGRDLSPAETASFSRDRVRALVTEAGTRTNHTAILARALEIPAVVGVRGLMDQVGTGDRLVVDGNKGRVIVEPDEATVAEALARVERQRLAARAMLVERDRPAATRCGVTIELRANIELPAEAEVALQHGAQGIGLYRTEFLFVDRSEPPSEEEQYAVYRRVVEAMRSQPVTLRTFDIGGDKFVSAFQVPSDMNPALGLRAVRLGLARPELFGAQLRSMVRASVHGPIAILVPMVASLSELRAVRALLERAIAEVDRAGHPRAARIPLGVMVEVPSAAIMASEMAREAEFLSIGTNDLVQYALAVDRGSPDLAYLATPFDPAILRLIRGVVAAGEGATREVSVCGAMASDPMAAVLLVGMGIRVLSLEAAAIPTVKAALCRFSLAEAREVAERVLALSTAGEIDALLRETVANRLADLIERA from the coding sequence ATGAGCGACTCGGGACCAGCTCCGCCAGCGGGCTCGTTGATACTCGAAGGCATCGCCGGCTCGCCCGGCCTGGCCGTGGGCCGCGCGGTCGTCGTGGACACCAAACGCCCCGGAGTGCAACGGGTTCACATCGAGCGCGGGCAGGTCGGCGAGGAGCTCCGGCGCTTCGACGCCGCGGTGGCCAGCGCGGCGCGCGCGCTGCGCGAGGTCGCAGAGCGGGTGCCGCGAGGCCGCGCAGAGTCGTCGATCCTCGAGGCCTACATCCTGATGGTCGAGGACGAGAGCGTGCGCGCCGAGGTGGAGGCGCAGGTGCGGGGGGAGCTCAAATGCTCCGAGTGGGCGCTCGACGGCGCCGTACGCCGCATGGCCGAGCAGCTCCGGCTCGCCGAGGACCCGTACCTCGCCGAGCGCAGCCACGACGTCGAGTTCGTGGGGGATCGCCTCTTGATGGCCCTCGGCGGCCAGCCGCGAACGCCGGCGTTGCCCGACCTGGGAGAGCCGGCGATCGTGATCGGGCGCGACCTGTCTCCGGCGGAGACCGCGAGCTTCTCCAGGGATCGGGTGCGCGCGCTGGTCACGGAGGCGGGAACACGCACGAACCACACCGCCATCCTGGCCCGCGCCCTGGAGATCCCGGCGGTGGTCGGCGTGCGGGGCCTGATGGACCAGGTCGGCACCGGGGATCGGCTGGTCGTGGACGGCAACAAGGGCCGGGTCATCGTCGAGCCGGACGAGGCCACCGTCGCCGAAGCGTTGGCTCGGGTCGAGCGCCAGCGCCTGGCCGCTCGGGCCATGCTGGTGGAGCGCGACCGGCCTGCGGCGACGCGCTGCGGGGTGACCATCGAGCTCCGAGCCAACATCGAGCTTCCAGCCGAGGCCGAGGTTGCGCTGCAGCACGGCGCACAAGGCATCGGCCTCTACCGCACCGAGTTCCTGTTCGTCGATCGCAGCGAGCCGCCGAGCGAGGAGGAGCAATACGCGGTGTACCGGCGCGTGGTCGAGGCCATGCGGTCCCAGCCGGTGACGCTGCGCACCTTCGACATCGGGGGCGACAAGTTCGTCTCGGCCTTCCAGGTTCCTTCCGACATGAACCCAGCGCTCGGGCTGCGTGCGGTCAGGCTCGGGCTGGCGCGCCCGGAGCTCTTCGGAGCGCAGCTGCGCTCCATGGTGCGCGCCTCGGTGCACGGTCCCATCGCCATCCTGGTCCCGATGGTGGCCAGCCTGTCGGAGCTCCGCGCCGTGCGCGCGTTGCTCGAGCGCGCCATCGCGGAAGTCGATCGGGCCGGCCACCCCAGGGCTGCCCGGATCCCGCTCGGCGTGATGGTCGAGGTGCCGAGCGCCGCCATCATGGCGAGCGAGATGGCGCGCGAGGCCGAGTTCCTCAGCATCGGCACCAACGACCTGGTGCAGTACGCGCTGGCGGTCGATCGCGGCAGCCCGGATCTGGCTTACCTGGCGACGCCGTTCGATCCGGCCATCCTGCGCTTGATCCGCGGCGTGGTCGCGGCAGGCGAGGGCGCGACCCGCGAGGTCAGCGTGTGCGGCGCCATGGCGAGCGATCCGATGGCCGCGGTGCTGCTGGTCGGCATGGGGATCCGGGTGCTCTCGCTGGAGGCAGCGGCCATCCCCACGGTGAAGGCCGCCCTCTGCCGCTTCAGTCTGGCCGAGGCCCGCGAGGTCGCCGAGCGCGTGCTCGCCCTCTCCACCGCCGGCGAGATCGACGCTCTGCTCAGGGAGACAGTGGCGAATCGGCTCGCGGATTTGATCGAGCGGGCATGA